Proteins encoded in a region of the Halostella limicola genome:
- a CDS encoding QVPTGV class sortase B protein-sorting domain-containing protein: MEQLIDHVRGASRAIASMTAGVPADQVLLAAVLAVGGVAGRITVGRDGLPRPERVDRWPLAAAGGASVVVGSLLVVAETFSAVGSETGLLGAVLVLVGFGAVGARIAVEEERPRRGTGYALVGVGFAGVFVDVAPSVALSVAAVGGLLYFTDDSTVES, from the coding sequence ATGGAACAGTTGATCGACCACGTCCGCGGGGCGTCCCGTGCCATCGCGTCGATGACGGCCGGCGTTCCCGCTGATCAGGTCTTGCTCGCGGCGGTACTGGCCGTCGGCGGCGTCGCGGGGCGGATCACCGTCGGTCGCGACGGCCTGCCGCGCCCGGAACGAGTCGACCGGTGGCCGCTCGCGGCCGCCGGCGGTGCGTCCGTCGTCGTCGGGAGCCTGCTAGTCGTCGCGGAGACGTTCTCGGCGGTCGGCAGCGAAACGGGGCTGCTCGGGGCCGTGCTGGTTCTCGTCGGCTTCGGTGCGGTAGGTGCCAGGATCGCGGTCGAGGAAGAGCGCCCCCGCCGCGGCACCGGCTACGCTCTCGTCGGCGTCGGCTTCGCCGGGGTGTTCGTCGACGTCGCTCCGTCCGTCGCCCTCTCGGTGGCCGCCGTCGGCGGCCTCCTCTACTTCACTGACGACTCTACGGTCGAGTCGTGA
- a CDS encoding cupin domain-containing protein, producing the protein MERVAVSDRDSTEAVDGVHLSLLAGADEMNVQHFEIEPGATVPAHSHPHEQTGYIVEGTLTFVLDDGEEVEVGADDSYAIPGGETHAAENRGDEPVRGVDVFSPPRENPDWQD; encoded by the coding sequence ATGGAACGCGTTGCCGTGTCAGATCGCGACTCGACCGAGGCCGTCGACGGCGTCCACCTGTCGCTGCTCGCCGGCGCGGACGAGATGAACGTCCAGCACTTCGAGATCGAACCCGGCGCCACGGTGCCTGCCCACAGCCACCCGCACGAGCAGACCGGCTACATCGTCGAGGGGACGCTCACCTTCGTGCTCGACGACGGCGAGGAGGTCGAGGTCGGGGCGGACGACTCCTACGCCATCCCCGGCGGCGAGACCCACGCCGCAGAGAACCGCGGCGACGAACCGGTGCGCGGCGTCGACGTCTTCAGCCCGCCGCGGGAGAACCCCGATTGGCAGGACTGA
- a CDS encoding DUF5817 domain-containing protein: MYAVVGCSDCSALWIVEGRPDTSQCPRCGTRRQFSKLREFVSTEDEDHAREVRASMLANRQGEGETFAEMDSFAELGGEAEDAGMDDEEYLDRAGVDPDAVAGAAERAESGRSGGSQSRKETVLSALRTLDRPTEDEVVAYAEDRGVPADYVRDALTKLVRRGEATESRGRYRLL, encoded by the coding sequence ATGTACGCCGTGGTCGGGTGTAGCGACTGTAGCGCCCTCTGGATCGTCGAGGGGCGGCCGGACACGTCGCAGTGTCCGCGCTGCGGGACGCGCCGGCAGTTCTCGAAGCTCCGCGAGTTCGTCAGCACCGAGGACGAGGATCACGCCCGCGAGGTGCGCGCCTCGATGCTGGCGAACCGACAGGGCGAGGGCGAGACGTTCGCGGAGATGGACTCGTTCGCCGAACTCGGCGGGGAGGCCGAGGACGCCGGGATGGACGACGAGGAGTACCTCGACAGGGCCGGCGTCGACCCGGACGCGGTGGCGGGCGCCGCGGAACGCGCGGAGTCCGGCCGGAGCGGTGGCAGTCAGAGCCGCAAGGAGACGGTCCTGTCGGCGCTCCGGACGCTCGACCGCCCGACCGAGGACGAGGTCGTCGCGTACGCCGAGGACCGAGGGGTGCCGGCCGACTACGTCCGCGACGCGCTGACGAAACTTGTCCGCCGAGGCGAGGCAACCGAGTCGCGCGGTCGGTACCGGCTTCTCTGA
- the nadC gene encoding carboxylating nicotinate-nucleotide diphosphorylase — MPVTDLQVERWLREDLGHHDVTNDVPGETSGRLVAKEAGVAAGLDAAEAVFEYLGVDAAARVGAGDRVEPGETVLTCEGDAQSVLRGERVAVNVAGHASGVATKTRAAVDAAREVNDSVAVAGTRKTTPGLRGVEKRAVAAGGGDTHRLDLSHMVMVKENHAAELGLEEAIARFREEASFATKVEAEVEDPADAARAAAAGADVVLLDNMTPEETATAVDRLREADADALAEASGGIAVGDVPAYARTGVDVISMGALTHSAPSLDYSFRTG; from the coding sequence GTGCCGGTCACCGACCTGCAGGTCGAGCGCTGGCTCCGCGAGGACCTGGGTCACCACGACGTGACCAACGACGTGCCCGGCGAGACGAGCGGCCGCCTCGTGGCGAAGGAAGCCGGCGTCGCGGCCGGCCTCGACGCGGCCGAGGCCGTGTTCGAATACCTCGGCGTCGACGCCGCGGCGCGCGTCGGCGCGGGCGATCGCGTCGAACCGGGCGAGACGGTGCTGACCTGCGAGGGCGACGCGCAGTCGGTCCTCCGGGGGGAACGGGTCGCCGTCAACGTCGCGGGCCACGCCTCGGGCGTCGCGACGAAGACGCGTGCGGCGGTCGACGCGGCCCGAGAGGTGAACGATTCGGTCGCTGTCGCCGGCACCCGCAAGACGACGCCGGGGCTCCGCGGCGTCGAGAAGCGGGCGGTCGCGGCGGGCGGCGGCGACACCCATCGTCTCGACCTCTCGCACATGGTCATGGTCAAGGAGAACCACGCTGCGGAGCTGGGGCTGGAGGAAGCGATCGCGCGCTTCCGCGAGGAGGCCTCCTTCGCGACGAAGGTCGAGGCCGAGGTGGAGGACCCGGCCGACGCGGCGCGGGCCGCCGCGGCGGGGGCGGACGTCGTGCTGCTCGACAACATGACGCCCGAGGAGACGGCGACGGCGGTCGACCGCCTCCGCGAGGCCGACGCCGACGCGCTCGCGGAGGCCTCGGGGGGTATCGCCGTCGGCGATGTGCCCGCGTACGCGCGGACGGGCGTGGACGTAATATCGATGGGAGCGCTCACCCACTCCGCGCCGTCGCTCGACTACTCCTTCCGGACCGGGTAG
- the nadA gene encoding quinolinate synthase NadA, protein METADIETDLSLFKYDNLEQLPPEYRELDEDERTERIEAALSTLGDDAVILGHNYQRKEIVEHADFVGDSYQLSVEAAEADADYVIFGGVTFMAESADIITDDDQTVILPSMEASCPMAGMAEALQVDAAWAEITAAAPDDDIVPITYMNSYADLKAFCAEQGGAVCTSSNAADVFEWALENGDTVLFLPDKHLGENTAYELGLEDRTAEWDPWDPEGKDAAEVAESDVVLWDGYCQVHERFRVEHVEQVREDYDDANVIVHPECRREVVEAADVAGSTATICETVADADPGETWAIGTEIHLTNHLQRWHPEVNVVPLCGEACMDCNAMRQIDPNYLAWVLEELVAGRERNVIEVAPAEKELAELAMDRMLDIA, encoded by the coding sequence ATGGAAACCGCAGACATCGAAACGGACCTCAGCCTCTTCAAATACGACAACCTCGAACAGTTGCCCCCCGAATACCGGGAACTTGACGAGGACGAGCGAACGGAGCGGATCGAGGCGGCGCTGTCGACGCTCGGCGACGACGCAGTGATACTGGGCCACAACTACCAGCGAAAGGAGATCGTCGAACACGCCGACTTCGTCGGCGACTCCTACCAGCTGTCGGTCGAGGCGGCCGAGGCCGACGCGGACTACGTGATCTTCGGCGGCGTGACGTTCATGGCCGAGAGCGCGGACATCATCACCGACGACGACCAGACGGTGATCCTCCCGTCGATGGAGGCGTCGTGCCCGATGGCCGGCATGGCCGAGGCGCTCCAGGTCGACGCGGCGTGGGCGGAGATCACCGCGGCGGCCCCCGACGACGACATCGTTCCGATCACGTACATGAACTCCTACGCCGACCTGAAGGCCTTCTGCGCCGAGCAGGGCGGCGCGGTCTGCACGTCGTCGAACGCCGCGGACGTGTTCGAGTGGGCGCTGGAGAACGGCGACACGGTCCTCTTCTTGCCGGACAAGCACCTCGGGGAGAACACCGCGTACGAACTCGGCCTGGAGGACAGGACCGCCGAGTGGGACCCGTGGGACCCCGAAGGGAAGGACGCGGCCGAGGTCGCCGAGAGCGACGTCGTCCTCTGGGACGGCTACTGCCAGGTCCACGAGCGGTTCCGCGTCGAGCACGTCGAACAGGTGCGCGAGGACTACGACGACGCGAACGTTATCGTTCACCCCGAGTGCCGTCGCGAGGTCGTCGAGGCCGCCGACGTGGCGGGGAGCACGGCGACGATCTGCGAGACGGTCGCGGACGCTGACCCCGGCGAGACGTGGGCGATCGGCACGGAGATCCACCTGACGAACCACCTCCAGCGGTGGCACCCCGAGGTGAACGTGGTACCCCTCTGCGGCGAGGCCTGCATGGACTGCAACGCGATGCGCCAGATCGACCCGAACTATCTGGCGTGGGTGCTGGAGGAACTGGTCGCCGGCCGCGAGCGCAACGTCATCGAGGTCGCGCCGGCCGAGAAGGAACTGGCCGAACTGGCCATGGACCGGATGCTCGACATCGCATGA
- the hmgA gene encoding hydroxymethylglutaryl-CoA reductase (NADPH): MTDAADLADRVREGDLRLHELDEHADPETAAAARREIVAAETGVDLDAVGDYAFDAADAESAIENMVGAAQIPMGVAGPVPVDGGAAEGEYYLPLATTEGALVASVNRGLSVIADAGGATARVTKSGMTRAPVFRVDGVAEASEVVEWVGDNVDALREAAESTTSHGELEAVDPYVVGDSVYLRFVYDTKDAMGMNMATIATREAAEVVEAETPADLVALSGNLCSDKKPAAINAVEGRGRTVTADVLIPHETVADRLHTTPEAIEEANTRKNLVGSAKAGSLGFNAHAANTVAAAFLATGQDAAQVVEGSNAITTVDVREEGLYASVSIASLEVGTVGGGTKLPTQSEALDVLGLRGSGDPAGANADALAEIIAAGALAGELSLLAALASRHLSGAHEDLGR; encoded by the coding sequence ATGACCGACGCTGCGGACCTCGCCGACCGCGTTCGCGAGGGCGACCTCCGCCTGCACGAACTCGACGAGCACGCCGACCCCGAGACGGCCGCCGCCGCGCGCCGCGAGATCGTCGCCGCCGAGACGGGCGTCGACCTGGACGCCGTAGGCGACTACGCGTTCGACGCGGCCGACGCCGAATCCGCCATCGAGAACATGGTCGGGGCGGCCCAGATCCCGATGGGCGTCGCCGGACCCGTCCCCGTAGACGGGGGCGCGGCCGAGGGCGAGTACTACCTCCCGCTGGCGACGACCGAGGGCGCGCTCGTGGCGAGCGTCAACCGCGGGCTCTCGGTCATCGCCGACGCCGGCGGCGCGACGGCTCGCGTCACCAAGTCCGGGATGACTCGCGCGCCCGTCTTCCGCGTCGACGGCGTCGCCGAGGCGAGCGAGGTCGTCGAGTGGGTCGGCGACAACGTCGACGCCCTGCGCGAGGCCGCGGAGTCGACGACGAGCCACGGCGAACTGGAGGCCGTCGACCCCTACGTCGTCGGCGACTCCGTCTACCTTCGGTTCGTCTACGACACGAAGGACGCGATGGGGATGAACATGGCCACCATCGCGACGCGCGAGGCGGCCGAGGTCGTCGAGGCCGAGACCCCCGCGGACCTCGTCGCGCTGTCGGGCAACCTCTGCTCGGACAAGAAGCCCGCCGCGATCAACGCCGTCGAGGGGCGGGGGCGCACCGTCACGGCCGACGTGCTGATCCCCCACGAGACGGTGGCAGACCGCCTGCACACCACGCCCGAAGCCATCGAGGAGGCGAACACTCGCAAGAACCTCGTCGGCAGCGCGAAAGCCGGGAGCCTCGGCTTCAACGCCCACGCCGCGAACACCGTCGCCGCCGCGTTCCTCGCGACCGGGCAGGACGCCGCGCAGGTCGTCGAGGGGTCGAACGCGATCACCACCGTCGACGTGCGCGAGGAGGGGCTGTACGCCTCCGTCAGCATCGCGAGCCTCGAAGTCGGCACGGTCGGCGGCGGCACGAAGCTGCCGACGCAGTCCGAGGCGCTGGACGTGCTCGGCCTCCGCGGCAGCGGCGACCCCGCCGGGGCGAACGCCGACGCGCTCGCGGAGATCATCGCGGCGGGCGCACTCGCGGGCGAGCTCTCCCTGCTCGCGGCGCTGGCCTCGCGGCACCTCTCCGGCGCGCACGAGGACCTGGGCCGGTAG
- a CDS encoding L-aspartate oxidase — MTGRTTADVLVVGSGIAGCSAALAAAREGADVLLVTKAERPEDASTDWAQGGIATTRGDPESLREDVVAASAGTADPEAVDVLVQNAPAAVSDVLVETLEIDFDRSGAGYDFAREAGHSAERILHVDASTGRHLLRPFLNYLDDHERVRIRDDTAALDLITHEGRVHGALLDAAPTGEPVFAGATVLATGGIGACYRRSTNPSGATGDGIAMAALAGADVADMEYVQFHPTAYAGSETDGAGRTGERDDTFLISEAVRGEGALLRNGDGERFMPGYHEDAELAPRDVVARAVDAEREDTGEVYLDVSPIDFAEEFPDLAGKCEERGVDWSEGIPVAPCEHFLCGGVDVDDRGRTGLDRLFAVGECARTGVHGANRLASTSLLEGLVWGLRAGEAAVGNEVVETEPPELLDSDPDLPPRFAAEKFTRLRRVMEEEVGIRRTPEGLRRATAVLRRLKGEVDAYVRTRTARDLYELRNASVTALLVARAAAENEESVGCHYLEPADRTAPAGD; from the coding sequence ATGACGGGGCGCACCACCGCCGACGTGCTCGTCGTCGGCAGCGGCATCGCCGGCTGTAGCGCCGCGCTGGCCGCCGCGCGGGAGGGCGCGGACGTGCTCCTCGTCACGAAGGCCGAGCGCCCGGAGGACGCGAGCACCGACTGGGCGCAGGGCGGCATCGCGACTACCCGGGGCGACCCCGAATCGCTCCGCGAGGACGTCGTCGCGGCCAGCGCCGGCACGGCCGACCCCGAGGCCGTCGACGTGCTTGTCCAGAACGCGCCCGCCGCCGTCTCGGACGTGCTCGTCGAGACGCTGGAGATCGACTTCGACCGGTCCGGCGCCGGCTACGACTTCGCCCGCGAGGCGGGCCACTCGGCGGAGCGCATCCTCCACGTGGACGCGAGCACCGGCCGGCACCTGCTCCGGCCGTTCCTGAACTACCTCGACGACCACGAGCGGGTGCGGATCCGCGACGACACCGCCGCGCTCGACCTGATCACCCACGAAGGGCGGGTCCACGGCGCGCTGCTCGACGCCGCACCGACCGGCGAACCCGTCTTCGCGGGCGCGACGGTCCTCGCCACCGGCGGCATCGGGGCCTGCTACCGACGCTCGACGAACCCGTCGGGCGCGACCGGCGACGGGATCGCGATGGCAGCGCTCGCCGGTGCCGACGTGGCCGACATGGAGTACGTGCAGTTCCACCCGACCGCGTACGCCGGAAGCGAGACGGACGGGGCTGGACGCACCGGCGAGCGAGACGACACCTTCCTGATCAGCGAGGCCGTCCGCGGCGAGGGCGCGCTGCTGCGAAACGGCGACGGCGAGCGATTCATGCCCGGCTACCACGAGGACGCCGAACTCGCGCCGCGGGACGTGGTCGCCCGCGCCGTCGACGCCGAGCGCGAAGACACCGGCGAGGTGTACCTCGACGTCTCCCCCATCGACTTCGCCGAGGAGTTCCCGGACCTCGCCGGGAAGTGCGAGGAGCGCGGGGTCGACTGGTCCGAGGGCATCCCCGTCGCCCCCTGCGAGCACTTCCTCTGCGGCGGCGTCGACGTGGACGACCGCGGGCGGACCGGCCTCGACCGCCTGTTCGCCGTCGGCGAGTGCGCGCGCACGGGCGTCCACGGCGCCAATCGGCTCGCCAGCACCAGCTTGCTGGAGGGCCTCGTCTGGGGCCTGCGCGCCGGCGAGGCAGCGGTCGGCAACGAGGTCGTCGAGACGGAGCCGCCGGAGCTGCTCGACAGCGACCCCGACCTCCCGCCGCGGTTCGCCGCGGAGAAGTTCACCCGACTCCGCCGCGTGATGGAGGAGGAGGTCGGCATCCGGCGCACCCCGGAGGGACTGCGGCGCGCGACCGCCGTCCTCCGGCGGCTGAAGGGCGAGGTGGACGCCTACGTCCGCACCCGTACCGCGCGGGACCTGTACGAACTGCGCAACGCCAGCGTCACCGCCCTGCTCGTCGCGCGCGCCGCCGCGGAGAACGAGGAGTCGGTCGGCTGCCACTACCTCGAGCCCGCCGACCGGACCGCGCCCGCGGGGGACTGA
- a CDS encoding sensor histidine kinase, whose translation MTALPAFARSNGHVVCVAPGGAPTDDLSAAGWSVTTRSDAESALDALDAADCVVTGHDPPALDAAALLERIRDAGYDGPILVYAADIADETVERVLAAGGDFLPAGGDTGDRSLLRERVRTIVDARRTRAALRREADLLERVASVVSHDFRNPIGLAQGHLGMVRERTDHDSLDQIDYAIDRIADLTDGVPALARNGSVVTEPEPVDLTAIAECSAAAVADRPVDVRVDEALPTVSGVVSRVATLFETLYANAAEHGIADGAGTGESLTVRIEPTEDGFRVADDGVGIPERERDAVFDWGVSTVDDRLGVGLAVVDAIAEAHGWTATVAEGSDGGARFEFAFGGPPTV comes from the coding sequence ATGACCGCTCTCCCTGCCTTCGCCCGGTCGAACGGACACGTCGTCTGCGTCGCCCCGGGCGGCGCGCCGACTGACGACCTCTCCGCCGCGGGTTGGTCGGTGACGACCCGATCGGACGCCGAAAGCGCGCTGGACGCGCTCGACGCCGCGGACTGCGTCGTGACCGGCCACGACCCGCCGGCCCTCGACGCCGCTGCCCTCCTCGAACGGATCCGCGACGCGGGGTACGACGGACCCATCCTCGTCTACGCGGCGGACATCGCGGACGAGACGGTCGAGCGCGTCCTCGCCGCGGGCGGCGACTTCCTCCCCGCGGGGGGAGATACTGGCGACCGCTCGCTCCTCCGCGAGCGCGTGCGGACAATCGTCGACGCCCGCCGGACGCGGGCGGCCCTCCGACGGGAGGCCGACCTCCTCGAACGCGTGGCGAGCGTCGTCAGCCACGACTTCCGCAATCCGATCGGACTGGCGCAGGGGCATCTGGGAATGGTCCGCGAACGGACGGACCACGACAGCCTCGACCAGATCGACTACGCGATAGACCGGATCGCCGACCTGACCGACGGCGTGCCCGCTCTCGCGCGGAACGGGTCCGTCGTGACGGAGCCGGAACCGGTCGACCTGACAGCCATCGCCGAGTGCTCCGCGGCGGCCGTGGCGGACCGGCCGGTCGACGTGCGCGTCGACGAGGCCCTCCCGACAGTTTCGGGCGTCGTGAGCCGGGTCGCGACGCTGTTCGAGACCCTCTACGCGAACGCCGCGGAGCACGGGATCGCCGACGGAGCCGGTACGGGCGAGTCCCTGACCGTTCGGATCGAACCGACCGAGGACGGCTTCCGCGTCGCGGACGACGGCGTGGGCATCCCCGAACGCGAGCGCGATGCGGTGTTCGACTGGGGGGTCAGCACGGTCGACGACCGCCTCGGCGTCGGTCTCGCGGTCGTCGACGCGATCGCCGAGGCCCACGGCTGGACCGCGACGGTCGCGGAGGGGTCCGACGGGGGCGCGCGCTTCGAGTTCGCGTTCGGCGGGCCGCCGACGGTCTGA
- a CDS encoding amidohydrolase, whose protein sequence is MTEAADLILTNAEVHTLTDPDRTAGAVAVRDGEIVRVDSEYEVAFLEGVGTTVVDLDGAVVLPGFVDAHTHMEQVGKYRLHADLAGAESKDEAIDRLVASARDDAVASDSAGGDWVLGFGYDESDWPEGDYLTRGELDAVSEERPVAAVRVDMHTASLNSAALERLADDLPEDDVETADGRPTGVIVEDAVEVARDDFAAGPEETRELIAAARDRAHELGVTGVHDMVRDSHAPRAYRELALDGDLNLRVRINYWSDHLDAVRETGLRSNHGSDVVRVGGIKSFSDGSVGGRTAKLFEPYEDGDGTGKWVVDPEELRALVDDVDDADLQATVHAIGDEAIEETLSALEETEDPAAARHRIEHVELATDEQIERIAEAGIVASMQPNFHRWADEDGLYDRRLGRERRNRSNRLSRFVEAGARLAFGSDVMPFGPLEGVHHAVNAPTEAQRVSVTEALRAYTSGAAYAGFDEDRLGTIEVGTAADFTVLDRSPWENEEGIRDIGVVATVVDGEFVYDDR, encoded by the coding sequence ATGACGGAGGCCGCGGACCTGATACTCACGAACGCGGAGGTACACACGCTGACGGACCCGGACCGCACCGCGGGGGCGGTCGCGGTCCGCGACGGCGAGATCGTCAGAGTCGACAGCGAGTACGAGGTCGCGTTCCTGGAGGGCGTCGGAACGACCGTCGTCGACCTCGACGGCGCGGTCGTGCTCCCCGGCTTCGTCGACGCCCACACGCACATGGAGCAGGTCGGGAAGTACCGGCTCCACGCGGACCTCGCGGGGGCTGAGAGCAAGGACGAGGCGATCGACCGGCTGGTCGCCAGCGCGCGCGACGACGCGGTCGCCTCCGACTCGGCCGGCGGCGACTGGGTCCTCGGGTTCGGCTACGACGAGAGCGACTGGCCCGAGGGCGACTACCTGACGCGCGGGGAGCTAGACGCCGTCAGCGAGGAGCGCCCGGTCGCGGCCGTGCGCGTCGACATGCACACGGCGTCGCTGAACTCCGCGGCGCTCGAGCGACTGGCGGACGACCTGCCCGAGGACGACGTGGAGACGGCGGACGGCCGGCCGACCGGCGTGATCGTCGAGGACGCCGTCGAGGTCGCCCGCGACGACTTCGCCGCCGGCCCCGAGGAGACGCGGGAGCTGATCGCCGCGGCGCGGGACCGCGCGCACGAACTCGGCGTCACCGGCGTCCACGACATGGTGCGGGACTCCCACGCCCCGCGGGCGTACCGCGAACTGGCGCTCGACGGCGACCTGAACCTCCGCGTTCGGATCAACTACTGGAGCGACCACCTCGACGCGGTGCGTGAGACGGGGCTGCGGTCGAACCACGGGAGCGACGTGGTCCGGGTCGGCGGGATCAAGTCGTTCTCCGACGGGAGCGTCGGCGGCCGCACGGCGAAACTGTTCGAGCCGTACGAGGACGGCGACGGCACCGGCAAGTGGGTCGTCGACCCTGAGGAGCTTCGCGCCCTCGTCGACGACGTGGACGACGCCGACCTGCAGGCGACGGTCCACGCCATCGGCGACGAGGCGATAGAGGAGACGCTGTCGGCGCTGGAGGAGACCGAGGACCCCGCGGCCGCCCGCCACCGCATCGAGCACGTCGAACTCGCGACCGACGAGCAGATAGAGCGCATCGCCGAGGCGGGTATCGTCGCCTCGATGCAGCCGAACTTCCACCGCTGGGCTGACGAGGACGGCCTCTACGACCGCCGCCTCGGCCGCGAGCGCCGGAACCGCTCTAACCGCCTGAGTCGCTTCGTCGAAGCGGGCGCACGCCTCGCGTTCGGGAGCGACGTGATGCCGTTCGGCCCGCTGGAGGGGGTCCACCACGCCGTCAACGCGCCGACCGAGGCCCAGCGCGTCTCCGTGACCGAGGCGCTCCGGGCCTACACCAGCGGCGCGGCCTACGCCGGCTTCGACGAGGACCGTCTGGGTACCATCGAAGTCGGAACGGCCGCGGATTTCACGGTCCTCGACCGGTCGCCGTGGGAGAACGAGGAGGGGATTCGCGACATCGGGGTCGTCGCCACGGTCGTGGACGGGGAGTTCGTCTACGACGACCGGTAG
- a CDS encoding GNAT family N-acetyltransferase: protein MWTFERPEFDADARKRIYAHVERHGEADPSAVAAAAGVDPEGFNHHVTVLKRDGYLENANGKLRVARVPCETEEHREAGVTYEIRPAREDDLTGLVGAIREVSGAKTDIVAETVAEQLDYEDVLLRHNTVETRMFFVGTVGDEVVGWAHVETPEVAKLAHTAELTLGVLEGYRRHGMGSHLLQRALEWAASNGLEKVYASLPATNDAGVEFLRSLGWETEAVREDHYRVDGVYVDEVMLATRLDRTP from the coding sequence ATGTGGACGTTCGAACGCCCGGAGTTCGACGCCGACGCTCGCAAGCGCATCTACGCCCACGTGGAGCGCCACGGCGAGGCGGACCCCTCCGCGGTCGCGGCGGCCGCGGGGGTCGACCCGGAGGGCTTCAACCACCACGTCACCGTGCTGAAACGCGACGGGTATCTGGAGAACGCGAACGGGAAGCTGCGAGTCGCCCGCGTCCCGTGCGAGACGGAGGAACACCGGGAGGCGGGGGTTACCTACGAGATACGGCCCGCCCGCGAGGACGACCTGACGGGCCTCGTCGGAGCGATCCGGGAAGTCTCCGGGGCGAAAACGGACATCGTGGCCGAAACCGTCGCGGAGCAACTGGACTACGAGGACGTCCTGCTCCGGCACAACACCGTCGAGACGCGGATGTTCTTTGTCGGGACGGTCGGCGACGAGGTGGTCGGGTGGGCCCACGTCGAGACGCCGGAGGTCGCGAAGCTCGCCCACACGGCCGAGCTCACCCTCGGGGTGCTGGAGGGGTACCGCCGCCACGGCATGGGGAGTCACCTGCTGCAGCGCGCGCTGGAGTGGGCCGCGTCGAACGGGCTGGAAAAGGTGTACGCCAGCCTCCCGGCGACCAACGACGCGGGCGTCGAGTTCCTGCGCTCGCTCGGCTGGGAGACGGAGGCGGTCCGCGAGGACCACTACCGAGTCGACGGCGTGTACGTCGACGAGGTGATGCTGGCGACGCGGCTCGACCGGACGCCCTGA
- a CDS encoding GNAT family N-acetyltransferase produces MSHADAHDLDVRVVRTDEQYDDALDVRYAVFVDEQDVPEDLEVDEHEDESVHFVAYRDGDPVGAARLREKDDTTAKVERVAVLREYRGEGYGRAIMREVEAVAAARGYDRVALHAQTHAAPFYDRLDYERVGEEFEEAGIPHVTMEKALESEGGPAGE; encoded by the coding sequence ATGAGCCACGCGGACGCCCACGACCTCGACGTGCGGGTAGTGCGGACCGACGAGCAGTACGACGACGCGCTCGACGTGCGATACGCCGTGTTCGTCGACGAGCAGGACGTGCCCGAGGACCTCGAAGTCGACGAGCACGAGGACGAGTCGGTCCACTTCGTCGCGTACCGAGACGGTGACCCGGTCGGGGCCGCGCGACTGCGGGAGAAAGACGACACCACCGCCAAGGTCGAGCGAGTGGCGGTCCTGCGAGAGTACCGCGGCGAGGGGTACGGCCGGGCGATCATGCGCGAGGTGGAGGCCGTCGCCGCGGCGCGGGGGTACGACCGCGTCGCGCTGCACGCACAGACCCACGCGGCGCCCTTTTACGACCGCCTCGACTACGAGCGCGTCGGCGAGGAGTTCGAGGAGGCAGGCATCCCGCACGTGACGATGGAGAAGGCGCTGGAGAGCGAGGGCGGGCCGGCCGGCGAGTGA